Proteins co-encoded in one Fastidiosipila sp. genomic window:
- a CDS encoding LysM peptidoglycan-binding domain-containing protein has protein sequence MAKAPAPTTTRLLTTINARYYPVEGVADAYCLDGKFPGKRELRAVNLTLDREARGFLVSVFAYPSDTRSRQLAWQEPLRRLANQLVSETGDIDTDINDLAETALDVTGGLKLSEEAARAPYFAGIILRDGEMAAVTVGGGQAFIYRQDALYPLTGQSGSMDAVDLYGDAVEGLEDFIAGEAGAIRYSNIAQVEEGDVIVLCNGELFDVIGQKEFMRHLSDAEDPMDAAGLLMTAAASQTPGTPIQVTVSKVDRITAVEQSSKFSLGRFATQAMEPVIAPTRETTEPELAPTQRYERQDKVDRARQAPPQWETEDGPDSWALPPLPVSEATEPFEAVAPRMGHEREQTHGDYQDDFPSSDPAAGWETLKSGDYREDSLPPSGGGELPVFAYSQAAQKRHRDGLPPYDDYDRQGDWDTGEDLDRAPRDYDPYGDYDDFDDGYGRKRTGRPDGKRRLVFYAILLAIIVVCIVALIKLLAGDKKKPVETEPATTAPLIIPTQSMPPPTTVPTEPTEPVTTEPEGQTHIVVAGDTWWGICMRYYDRASESLCEKLAEYNDMSVRNLYVGNKVKIPPLSELLGD, from the coding sequence ATGGCTAAGGCACCGGCCCCGACCACGACTCGTTTGCTCACGACAATCAATGCCCGTTACTATCCCGTAGAGGGTGTGGCGGATGCATACTGTCTCGACGGAAAGTTTCCGGGGAAAAGAGAATTGCGTGCGGTCAATCTGACGCTTGACCGCGAGGCGAGGGGTTTTTTGGTTTCCGTTTTCGCCTACCCGTCGGATACGCGATCCCGTCAACTTGCCTGGCAGGAGCCCCTCAGGCGGCTGGCCAACCAACTGGTTTCTGAAACCGGTGATATCGACACGGATATTAATGATCTGGCTGAAACAGCGCTCGATGTCACGGGCGGTTTGAAACTTTCGGAAGAAGCAGCGCGTGCACCCTATTTTGCTGGAATCATTCTCAGAGACGGCGAAATGGCGGCCGTGACGGTCGGAGGAGGTCAGGCTTTCATTTACAGGCAGGATGCGCTTTATCCCCTGACAGGTCAAAGCGGGAGCATGGATGCGGTTGATCTTTACGGTGACGCCGTTGAAGGCCTGGAAGACTTCATTGCCGGCGAGGCGGGAGCCATCCGTTATTCCAATATCGCCCAGGTTGAAGAAGGCGACGTGATTGTCCTTTGCAATGGCGAGCTTTTTGATGTCATCGGGCAGAAAGAATTCATGAGGCACCTTTCAGATGCTGAAGATCCCATGGATGCGGCAGGTTTGCTTATGACTGCTGCCGCCTCCCAGACGCCGGGAACCCCGATCCAGGTCACGGTTTCCAAAGTGGACAGGATCACAGCTGTCGAACAGTCTTCGAAATTCAGCCTGGGACGATTTGCGACCCAAGCCATGGAGCCTGTCATTGCACCGACGCGGGAAACAACGGAGCCGGAACTGGCCCCAACTCAGCGCTATGAGAGACAGGACAAGGTCGACCGCGCCCGCCAGGCCCCTCCCCAGTGGGAAACGGAGGACGGTCCGGACAGCTGGGCCCTGCCTCCCTTGCCGGTAAGTGAGGCGACGGAGCCCTTTGAGGCGGTTGCTCCGCGCATGGGGCATGAGCGGGAGCAGACCCACGGTGATTACCAAGATGATTTCCCTTCATCCGATCCGGCAGCAGGCTGGGAGACACTGAAGAGCGGCGACTATCGCGAGGACAGTCTGCCTCCCTCCGGGGGTGGGGAACTGCCGGTATTTGCCTACTCGCAGGCTGCGCAAAAAAGACACCGCGATGGTTTGCCGCCTTACGATGACTACGACCGGCAAGGCGACTGGGACACCGGTGAAGACCTTGACCGGGCGCCCCGCGATTACGATCCCTACGGCGATTACGACGACTTCGATGATGGTTACGGAAGAAAGCGGACCGGACGGCCGGATGGGAAAAGACGCCTGGTCTTTTACGCTATTTTGCTGGCCATTATTGTTGTTTGCATTGTTGCCTTGATCAAGTTGCTGGCCGGCGACAAGAAGAAGCCGGTTGAAACGGAACCGGCGACTACTGCGCCGCTGATCATCCCGACGCAATCGATGCCGCCGCCCACCACAGTGCCGACCGAACCGACGGAACCTGTGACAACAGAGCCGGAGGGCCAGACCCATATTGTCGTCGCCGGGGATACCTGGTGGGGCATCTGCATGAGGTACTATGACAGAGCCAGCGAATCACTTTGCGAAAAACTGGCCGAGTATAACGACATGAGCGTGAGAAACCTTTACGTGGGCAATAAGGTCAAGATACCGCCCCTGTCTGAACTTCTGGGCGACTGA
- the ispD gene encoding 2-C-methyl-D-erythritol 4-phosphate cytidylyltransferase: protein METVAVLLAAGRGSRFGSSVNKIFQNMGGITVLERAARALLGHPAISSMIVVGAAGEENRIGSLLAGSFTGRRFRVIRGGETRQMSALLGLRAAREMAADKGGGRVAVLVHDAARCFLRADTVTVLLETIKRFHCGAAPAIPVNDTIRLMDETGRTILKTMPRDRLAAMQTPQGADLDVLLEAAELAEKEKVTVTDDLELLIRIGFPVRLIKGDPLNIKLTTPEDFYFAEACCIPRIG from the coding sequence ATGGAAACGGTCGCCGTTCTGCTGGCAGCCGGTCGAGGCAGCCGTTTTGGCAGCAGCGTCAACAAAATCTTCCAGAATATGGGAGGCATTACGGTATTGGAGCGTGCGGCACGCGCTTTGTTAGGCCATCCCGCAATCTCATCCATGATCGTGGTGGGGGCCGCGGGAGAAGAGAACCGGATCGGATCGCTTTTGGCTGGCTCCTTTACTGGCCGCCGTTTCCGGGTGATCAGGGGCGGGGAGACCAGGCAGATGTCAGCCCTGCTGGGCCTGCGTGCTGCACGGGAAATGGCAGCTGACAAGGGAGGGGGCCGGGTCGCTGTTTTGGTTCACGACGCGGCCCGGTGTTTTCTGCGGGCGGATACAGTCACCGTCCTGCTTGAAACCATTAAGCGCTTCCACTGCGGGGCAGCCCCTGCCATTCCGGTCAATGACACCATCCGCCTGATGGACGAGACAGGACGCACCATCCTCAAAACCATGCCACGCGATCGCCTGGCCGCCATGCAGACACCGCAGGGGGCTGATCTCGATGTTCTTTTGGAAGCGGCTGAATTGGCAGAAAAAGAAAAAGTCACGGTCACGGACGACCTGGAACTCCTGATCCGTATCGGTTTCCCGGTGCGCCTGATCAAGGGTGACCCGCTGAATATCAAGCTCACCACTCCGGAAGATTTCTATTTTGCGGAGGCTTGCTGTATTCCCCGGATCGGCTGA
- the radA gene encoding DNA repair protein RadA gives MAKNKTLYVCVECGHETSGWLGKCPSCSAWNSFSARTEAAVATPGRAGSWLEPRERSGRPDLVDLSHVQAREEVKQKTSIAELDRVLGGGMVSGSLILLGGDPGIGKSTLALQILGHCGFDHVLYVSGEESASQIGLRYERLGLSQKRIPLLTTTRLSEIEEALTINQPSVAVIDSIQTVYADDLPSAPGSVTQVREAGMGFLRLAKTHGIAIILTGHVTKEGAIAGPRVLEHMVDTVLYFEGEKESPLRILRAVKNRFASTGEIGIFEMTEKGLLSVSQATGLFLDSEPKNVPGSVVSAVLEGTRPFLLEIQALTVHSSYGTPIRMAQGIDRSRLIMLMAVAEKKTKMDLSSLDAYVNVAGGMRVKGTSIDLAILAALLSSVREEPVSVDAVVLGEVGLTGEIRSVPRIADALEEAYRAGKNRFVVPASAKSKLRRFEKREDVRVYYVSELNEACDLLFSKEISL, from the coding sequence ATGGCAAAAAACAAAACCTTGTATGTGTGTGTGGAGTGCGGTCATGAAACCAGCGGCTGGCTTGGCAAATGCCCTTCCTGCAGTGCCTGGAATTCCTTTTCAGCCCGGACGGAAGCTGCCGTTGCCACACCGGGCAGGGCCGGGAGCTGGCTTGAGCCCCGGGAAAGGTCTGGCAGGCCCGATCTGGTCGATCTCTCCCATGTCCAGGCCCGGGAGGAGGTCAAGCAAAAGACTTCGATTGCCGAACTCGATCGTGTTCTGGGTGGAGGCATGGTCAGCGGCTCCCTGATCCTGCTGGGGGGTGACCCGGGAATCGGCAAATCGACACTGGCTCTCCAGATTTTGGGCCACTGCGGTTTTGACCATGTCCTTTATGTCAGCGGAGAGGAATCAGCTTCCCAGATCGGCCTTCGCTATGAAAGGCTGGGCCTTTCGCAAAAGAGGATTCCGCTGCTGACGACGACAAGGCTGTCAGAGATAGAGGAGGCCCTGACCATCAATCAGCCCTCTGTTGCGGTCATTGATTCCATCCAGACCGTCTATGCGGATGACCTGCCTTCAGCGCCCGGTTCGGTGACCCAGGTGCGTGAAGCGGGAATGGGGTTCTTGAGGCTGGCCAAGACCCATGGAATCGCCATCATCCTGACCGGTCACGTGACCAAGGAAGGAGCCATCGCCGGGCCGCGTGTGTTGGAGCATATGGTCGATACGGTTTTGTATTTCGAAGGGGAGAAGGAAAGCCCGTTGCGGATTCTGCGTGCGGTCAAGAACCGTTTCGCCTCGACAGGGGAAATCGGCATCTTTGAGATGACCGAGAAGGGGCTCCTTTCAGTCAGTCAGGCAACCGGTCTTTTCCTTGACAGTGAACCCAAAAATGTGCCTGGTTCAGTTGTCAGCGCTGTTCTGGAGGGTACCCGGCCCTTTCTGCTTGAGATCCAGGCGCTGACGGTTCATTCGAGTTATGGAACGCCGATCCGGATGGCCCAGGGGATTGACCGGTCAAGGCTGATTATGCTGATGGCAGTTGCCGAGAAGAAAACAAAAATGGATCTGAGCTCGCTGGATGCCTATGTCAATGTGGCGGGTGGGATGCGGGTGAAGGGGACATCCATTGATCTTGCCATCCTCGCCGCTCTCCTGTCCAGTGTGCGCGAAGAGCCGGTTTCAGTTGACGCCGTCGTACTCGGGGAGGTCGGTCTTACAGGTGAAATCCGCTCTGTTCCCCGAATCGCTGATGCGCTGGAAGAGGCGTACAGGGCGGGGAAAAACCGCTTTGTTGTCCCGGCCTCAGCCAAGTCCAAATTGCGCCGGTTCGAGAAGCGGGAAGACGTCAGGGTCTATTATGTCAGTGAACTGAATGAAGCCTGCGACTTGCTTTTTTCAAAGGAGATCAGCTTGTGA
- a CDS encoding long-chain fatty acid--CoA ligase, with product MYEQFPDFSIVDPSFQTSFVIPDETMYSLVRKTCRERPDEPALSYLGARMTYRELGRQIDDCSRGLMASGFKAGDIFAICMPNTPETVILFYAVNRMGGICNMIHPLAPAANVMEIIRETGSRFLCFPELFLGRLASHIEEEREDSTLETVLIAPMARSADPVSRAGLWLTKARKANKLMPRNRNWIRWDDMIRQGIKEDLSQLEEASDPERVSTYLHSGGTTAEAKTIMLSDRNFNGIACQIFSAIGYPIDAPRPYGEAFVDVLPLFHGFGLCIGMHAMLVNAACCILVPQFSTKGLASIIKKQKPTLMAGVPTLFEAVLNDPVMEKIDFSCFSAMFCGGDSLTPELKERFDRFLAEHGSSARLREGYGLTETVTVCCLTHHVSSDRSGIGLPLANMEMKIADIETGVLKPDGEIGEIYVTGPTVMKGYLHQEKATSETLLPDKDGKIWVKTGDLGYRDPDGFYHFTSRLKRMIKVSGVNVYPLQIENIIAEIPQVLQVAAIGIPHPYQMEVVKVFLRVKEGTDRQALEKLVREKVKERLLPYAVPKEIEFIEEFPKTLVGKIDLKVLEERERQKYQASQ from the coding sequence ATGTATGAACAGTTTCCCGATTTTTCAATTGTCGATCCAAGTTTCCAAACGTCTTTCGTCATTCCTGACGAAACCATGTATTCCCTGGTAAGGAAGACGTGCCGTGAACGGCCGGATGAGCCAGCTTTATCTTATCTCGGGGCCCGAATGACCTACCGCGAGCTGGGCCGCCAAATTGATGACTGCAGCCGGGGTTTGATGGCTTCGGGATTCAAAGCCGGTGATATTTTTGCCATCTGCATGCCCAACACGCCTGAAACCGTCATTCTGTTTTACGCTGTCAACCGGATGGGCGGTATCTGCAACATGATCCACCCGCTGGCTCCCGCGGCCAATGTCATGGAAATTATCAGGGAGACAGGCAGCAGATTCCTGTGCTTTCCCGAATTATTCCTGGGCCGGCTGGCCAGTCACATCGAAGAGGAAAGAGAGGATTCAACTCTTGAAACTGTTCTAATCGCCCCCATGGCCCGGTCGGCCGATCCGGTCAGCCGGGCAGGGCTCTGGCTGACCAAGGCGCGCAAGGCCAACAAGCTGATGCCCCGGAACAGGAACTGGATACGCTGGGATGACATGATCAGGCAAGGGATCAAAGAGGATCTGAGCCAGCTGGAGGAAGCTTCAGACCCCGAGCGCGTCTCCACCTATCTTCACAGCGGCGGAACAACGGCTGAGGCCAAGACCATTATGCTGTCCGACCGCAACTTCAACGGAATCGCCTGTCAGATTTTCAGTGCCATCGGCTACCCGATTGATGCGCCCCGCCCCTACGGGGAAGCCTTCGTCGACGTCCTCCCCCTCTTTCACGGTTTTGGCCTTTGCATTGGCATGCACGCCATGCTGGTCAACGCCGCCTGTTGCATCCTGGTTCCGCAGTTTTCAACCAAAGGCCTGGCCTCCATTATCAAGAAGCAGAAGCCAACCCTGATGGCCGGTGTGCCGACCTTGTTCGAGGCCGTCCTCAATGATCCTGTCATGGAGAAGATCGATTTCTCGTGCTTCAGCGCCATGTTCTGCGGCGGTGACTCCCTGACGCCTGAATTGAAAGAGCGCTTTGACCGATTTCTGGCGGAGCACGGATCAAGCGCCCGCCTGCGGGAGGGCTACGGCTTGACGGAGACTGTCACTGTCTGCTGCCTGACCCATCATGTTTCCTCCGACCGCAGCGGCATCGGACTCCCCCTGGCCAACATGGAAATGAAGATTGCTGACATTGAAACGGGCGTTCTCAAGCCCGATGGTGAGATTGGCGAGATCTATGTGACCGGCCCCACCGTCATGAAAGGCTATCTGCACCAGGAAAAAGCGACTTCAGAAACCCTGCTCCCTGACAAGGACGGAAAAATCTGGGTTAAAACCGGCGATCTGGGCTATCGGGATCCCGATGGCTTTTATCATTTCACCAGCCGGCTGAAACGGATGATCAAGGTCTCCGGAGTCAATGTCTACCCCCTGCAGATTGAGAATATCATCGCGGAGATTCCCCAGGTTCTCCAGGTTGCGGCCATCGGAATCCCCCATCCCTACCAGATGGAGGTAGTCAAAGTCTTTTTGAGAGTGAAGGAAGGGACTGACCGCCAGGCACTCGAGAAGCTGGTCAGGGAAAAAGTCAAGGAACGGCTGCTTCCCTATGCCGTTCCCAAGGAAATCGAATTCATCGAGGAATTCCCCAAAACCCTGGTGGGGAAAATCGATCTGAAAGTGCTGGAGGAGCGGGAAAGACAGAAATATCAAGCAAGCCAATAG
- a CDS encoding HAD family hydrolase: MKPANQAAIFDLDGTLLDTLPSIMASCNETMNRLGLPEFGRDEIRTFLGMGARVLVERMMDAAGVTEPSIVDEAHRLYRELAPRQRERRAEPFPGIREMLDQVAGMGLKLGVLTNKSDKLAPGIVSDSFPQGLFTAVRGARPLVPLKPDPQSVLRMLRALKANPGKSFFIGDSDIDVLTGRAAGMRTIAVTWGYRPREELEALSPDWLAENPAGVADYIRCHR; encoded by the coding sequence ATGAAACCCGCAAACCAGGCCGCGATCTTTGATCTCGACGGAACCCTGCTGGATACCCTGCCCTCGATCATGGCCTCATGCAATGAAACCATGAACCGCCTGGGGCTTCCGGAATTTGGCAGGGATGAGATCCGGACCTTTCTTGGCATGGGAGCCCGGGTCCTGGTTGAAAGGATGATGGATGCCGCAGGTGTCACAGAGCCATCCATTGTCGATGAAGCACACCGGCTCTACCGGGAGCTGGCGCCAAGGCAAAGGGAAAGACGGGCGGAGCCCTTTCCGGGTATCCGGGAAATGCTGGACCAGGTCGCCGGGATGGGACTCAAACTGGGGGTGCTGACCAATAAAAGTGACAAACTTGCGCCGGGGATTGTCTCCGATTCATTTCCCCAGGGGCTTTTCACCGCGGTCCGGGGAGCGAGGCCCCTGGTCCCCCTGAAACCGGATCCGCAATCGGTTCTCCGCATGCTCAGAGCCCTCAAGGCAAATCCCGGCAAGTCTTTTTTTATTGGCGACAGTGACATCGATGTCCTGACGGGAAGGGCGGCCGGCATGCGCACCATTGCCGTGACCTGGGGCTACCGGCCCCGGGAGGAGCTGGAAGCCCTGTCGCCTGACTGGTTGGCAGAAAACCCTGCAGGAGTGGCCGACTACATCCGGTGTCACCGTTGA
- a CDS encoding SDR family NAD(P)-dependent oxidoreductase, with protein MSSLERVLVTGGSSGIGKALADLLLRGGSHVYSLSRTVLPEESYPKGGMLCQIACDITDERALSQAFEEIRGKTDFLDAVFSNAGFGIAGAIADTPKEEVMRQFDLNFFSSAEVVRHSIPLLREKNGRIILTSSVAAVVSLPYQSFYSATKASLNMLALALNTELKAFGIKTVAVMPGDVATSFPDNRVKDSCLLTEYGEGCERSVARMEDDERTGTEPSAIAAKIIRIAKKKHPKPLYGLGFFYRLVLVLFKLLPVRLTHWIVGRLYG; from the coding sequence ATGTCAAGCCTTGAACGGGTCCTGGTGACCGGGGGGAGCTCCGGCATCGGCAAGGCCCTGGCTGACCTCCTGCTTCGCGGGGGGAGTCATGTCTACTCATTGTCGCGGACGGTCCTTCCGGAAGAATCCTATCCCAAAGGCGGGATGCTCTGCCAGATTGCCTGCGATATTACGGATGAAAGGGCCCTGTCCCAAGCCTTTGAAGAAATCAGGGGGAAAACGGACTTCCTGGACGCGGTCTTTTCCAACGCGGGATTCGGTATTGCCGGTGCGATCGCTGATACGCCCAAAGAGGAGGTCATGCGGCAGTTTGATCTTAATTTTTTCTCATCAGCCGAGGTGGTCCGGCACAGCATCCCTCTCCTAAGGGAAAAAAATGGCCGGATCATCCTGACCAGTTCTGTCGCAGCTGTTGTATCCCTTCCTTACCAGAGTTTCTATTCAGCCACCAAAGCCAGTCTCAACATGCTGGCCCTGGCCCTCAATACCGAGCTGAAAGCTTTCGGAATCAAGACAGTCGCCGTCATGCCCGGCGATGTGGCGACCTCCTTCCCGGATAACCGGGTCAAGGATTCCTGCCTTTTGACTGAATACGGGGAGGGCTGTGAGCGGTCCGTTGCCCGCATGGAAGATGATGAGCGGACAGGCACAGAGCCATCGGCGATTGCAGCAAAGATAATCCGGATAGCAAAAAAGAAACACCCCAAGCCGCTTTACGGGCTGGGCTTTTTTTACCGGCTGGTTCTTGTCCTCTTTAAGCTGCTGCCAGTGAGGCTGACTCATTGGATTGTCGGGCGGCTCTATGGCTGA
- the thpR gene encoding RNA 2',3'-cyclic phosphodiesterase, whose product MAAVEKRLFTAIELPEDWLEAIASNCEALKEQGVRGRFVPPERLHLTLNFIGETAKEKEIISALTGLDRPFSPILSAGKGGLFRRKKGGDLVVWHLEPDKALEAYRESELAALEAIGLRLDQRPYTPHLTLIREAEGSFLDSDDFYSAFNLPQAFVADEAVLFWSRFVGGKLVYTPLSRYPFGLGKEENDVKP is encoded by the coding sequence ATGGCCGCTGTGGAAAAAAGACTCTTTACCGCCATTGAGTTGCCCGAGGACTGGCTGGAAGCAATCGCATCAAACTGTGAGGCCTTGAAAGAGCAGGGTGTGCGCGGGCGCTTTGTGCCGCCTGAACGGCTTCATCTGACCCTCAATTTCATCGGGGAGACGGCCAAAGAGAAAGAGATAATCTCAGCATTGACCGGACTGGATCGGCCTTTTTCCCCCATCCTTTCAGCGGGGAAAGGCGGTTTGTTCCGCCGCAAAAAGGGCGGGGATCTGGTCGTCTGGCATCTGGAGCCGGACAAGGCGCTTGAGGCATACAGGGAATCCGAGCTGGCCGCCCTGGAGGCAATCGGGCTCCGTCTGGATCAACGTCCCTATACCCCCCACTTGACCCTGATCAGGGAGGCAGAGGGCAGTTTTCTTGATTCGGACGATTTTTATTCCGCTTTCAATCTGCCTCAGGCTTTCGTTGCGGATGAAGCTGTTTTATTCTGGTCCCGTTTCGTTGGAGGCAAGCTGGTTTACACACCCTTGAGCCGGTATCCTTTCGGCCTGGGAAAGGAGGAAAATGATGTCAAGCCTTGA
- a CDS encoding sodium-translocating pyrophosphatase, with product MSLVILTVIMAFGTVLALGYAAINYYAVKRMDEGTERMQEIAAAIRLGASTFINYEYRVVAIIAAIISVILGILITWQMAVAFIVGAVMSALAGFIGMKIATYSNVRVTNKARESRSLSETLKVAYRGGTVMGLCVGGFALLGILIVYLVFGHVFGQMRDIVDGVQHINWWGLPTTFTITLSGYALGCSIIAMFNRVGGGIYTKAADMGADLVGKTEVDIPEDDPRNPATIADNVGDNVGDVAGLGSDLLESYVGAIMSAVILACEVFRSHHVDVSKGMVSAMINYPLVFAAGGLVACVIGIMSLLLKKKLSENPHHELNMSTWISAGATLIFGLVLAWIMFGRMNPVEMKNAQFAVGWISPLLAASMGVISGIIIGVFAEYYTSYSYKPTKVIAESTKEGVALTVTEGLAVGMKSTMYPCVTLGLAILGAYQLAGMYGVAMAATGMLSFVTATVSVDTYGPIADNAGGIAEMSFLDNGVRQITDTLDAVGNTTAAIGKGFAIGSAALAALSMISSYLFTFTPPTERIILDAIQPLTLVGLVVGGALPFMFSGMLIDSVTKTARVMVVEVRRQFREIKGLLQGEVLPDYETCIAISSRGALKEMRVSALFAVLFPVVTGFILGPMFVAGLLIGSTISAIMLALFTGNAGGAWDNAKKFIEVGGIEGLSRESEEHKHAIVGDTVGDPLKDTVGPSLDILIKIMSVVSVVMGAVFSRFNLLSWIQSLLS from the coding sequence ATGAGTCTTGTCATCTTGACGGTTATCATGGCCTTCGGGACTGTGCTGGCGCTCGGTTACGCGGCCATCAACTACTATGCGGTCAAGCGGATGGATGAGGGGACGGAACGGATGCAGGAAATCGCCGCGGCCATCCGCCTCGGCGCTTCGACCTTCATTAATTACGAATACCGGGTGGTCGCCATCATCGCAGCCATTATCTCGGTGATCCTGGGCATCCTGATCACCTGGCAGATGGCGGTGGCTTTTATTGTCGGGGCAGTCATGAGCGCCCTGGCGGGTTTTATTGGAATGAAGATTGCCACCTATTCCAATGTCCGGGTGACCAACAAGGCCCGCGAATCGCGAAGTTTGAGTGAGACTTTGAAAGTGGCCTACCGGGGCGGAACTGTCATGGGTCTTTGTGTCGGGGGCTTTGCCCTCCTGGGAATCCTGATTGTCTACCTGGTCTTTGGGCACGTATTCGGACAGATGCGCGATATCGTTGACGGGGTTCAGCACATCAACTGGTGGGGATTACCGACCACCTTTACCATCACCCTTTCAGGCTACGCGCTCGGCTGTTCCATCATCGCCATGTTCAACCGGGTCGGCGGCGGCATCTATACCAAGGCGGCCGACATGGGGGCCGATCTGGTGGGCAAGACCGAGGTGGATATTCCTGAGGACGATCCGAGAAATCCTGCCACCATTGCAGACAACGTCGGAGACAATGTGGGCGATGTGGCCGGACTTGGCTCTGATCTTCTCGAGTCTTACGTCGGCGCCATCATGTCTGCGGTCATCCTGGCCTGTGAAGTTTTCAGAAGCCACCACGTCGATGTAAGCAAGGGCATGGTCTCCGCCATGATCAACTACCCGCTGGTCTTTGCCGCGGGCGGGCTTGTGGCCTGCGTCATCGGGATAATGTCGCTTCTTCTCAAAAAGAAATTGTCGGAAAACCCTCACCATGAACTCAATATGTCGACCTGGATCTCAGCCGGCGCAACCCTGATCTTCGGACTCGTATTGGCCTGGATCATGTTTGGCCGGATGAACCCGGTCGAAATGAAGAATGCCCAATTTGCGGTTGGCTGGATTTCACCCCTGCTGGCAGCCAGCATGGGCGTGATCAGCGGGATTATCATCGGGGTCTTCGCGGAATATTACACCAGCTATTCCTATAAACCGACCAAGGTCATCGCCGAATCAACCAAAGAAGGTGTCGCCTTGACCGTGACCGAGGGATTGGCTGTCGGCATGAAATCGACCATGTACCCTTGCGTGACGCTAGGGCTGGCCATCCTGGGCGCCTACCAGCTGGCTGGCATGTATGGGGTCGCCATGGCGGCGACCGGCATGCTGTCCTTCGTCACAGCGACCGTCTCGGTGGATACCTATGGGCCCATCGCCGACAATGCCGGCGGCATCGCGGAAATGAGTTTCCTGGACAATGGGGTGCGCCAGATCACGGATACCCTGGATGCGGTGGGCAATACAACGGCTGCCATCGGCAAGGGCTTTGCCATCGGCTCCGCGGCTCTGGCTGCCCTGTCCATGATCTCTTCCTACCTTTTCACCTTCACGCCTCCGACCGAGCGGATCATCCTGGACGCCATTCAGCCCCTGACCCTGGTCGGACTGGTGGTGGGCGGCGCCCTGCCTTTCATGTTCTCGGGCATGCTGATTGACTCGGTAACCAAGACGGCCCGGGTCATGGTGGTCGAAGTGCGCAGGCAGTTTCGTGAAATCAAGGGTCTGCTCCAGGGAGAGGTCCTGCCGGACTATGAAACCTGCATTGCCATCTCCTCCAGGGGCGCACTGAAGGAGATGAGAGTTTCTGCTCTCTTTGCCGTTCTCTTTCCGGTTGTTACCGGCTTTATCCTCGGCCCCATGTTTGTCGCGGGGCTCCTGATCGGTTCGACCATTTCAGCCATCATGCTGGCGCTCTTTACCGGCAACGCCGGCGGTGCCTGGGACAATGCCAAGAAGTTTATCGAAGTGGGCGGTATTGAGGGCTTGAGCCGCGAGTCCGAGGAACATAAGCATGCCATCGTTGGCGACACCGTCGGCGATCCATTAAAAGATACCGTGGGACCTTCGCTTGACATCCTGATCAAGATCATGTCGGTGGTTTCGGTGGTCATGGGCGCTGTCTTCTCGCGCTTCAACCTGCTCAGCTGGATCCAGTCACTTCTGAGTTGA